One segment of Streptomyces sp. YIM 121038 DNA contains the following:
- a CDS encoding Lrp/AsnC family transcriptional regulator, whose product MDAVDRQLIQALRENGRASYAELGRLVGLSGPSVTDRINRLEAAGVITGYRATVDSASLGLGVTALIGISLSDAADHEDVARRLRDLHEIEDCWFIAGDDSYMLKVRANDVDGLEKTIRRLSGTKGVSRTRTTIVLSTKWENRVGELPEEV is encoded by the coding sequence ATGGATGCCGTGGACAGGCAGCTCATCCAGGCTCTGCGCGAGAACGGCCGTGCCTCCTACGCCGAGCTCGGGCGCCTCGTCGGTCTCTCCGGGCCCAGCGTCACCGACCGCATCAACCGCCTGGAGGCGGCCGGCGTCATCACCGGCTACCGCGCGACGGTCGACTCCGCGTCCCTCGGCCTCGGCGTCACCGCGCTGATCGGCATCTCGCTGTCCGACGCCGCCGACCACGAGGACGTCGCCCGGCGCCTGCGCGACCTGCACGAGATCGAGGACTGCTGGTTCATCGCGGGCGACGACTCGTACATGCTCAAGGTCCGCGCCAACGACGTGGACGGCCTGGAGAAGACCATCCGCCGCCTCAGCGGCACCAAGGGCGTCTCGCGGACGCGGACGACGATCGTCCTCTCCACCAAGTGGGAGAACCGGGTCGGGGAACTCCCGGAAGAGGTCTAG
- a CDS encoding UbiX family flavin prenyltransferase, with the protein MNAGDTERRPWVVGVSGASGTPYAAALLRALLAAGESVDLVVSRASRLTLLDETGISFRDAHWREDLQEWLARGADGKPGTFGVDTEGVRYWAAGDLAAGPSSGSYATKGMLIVPASTACVAGVALGLSKDLLQRVASVTLKEGRRLVVCVRETPLNGQTLRHLVSLDEAGAIVLPASPAFYAGATHIQDLVDFVAGRTLDAAGVPHQLYRRWKGELGGGSREA; encoded by the coding sequence GTGAACGCGGGAGATACGGAGCGTAGGCCCTGGGTCGTGGGGGTGTCGGGCGCTTCCGGCACCCCGTACGCCGCGGCGCTCCTGCGGGCGCTGCTCGCGGCCGGGGAGAGCGTGGACCTGGTGGTCTCGCGGGCCTCGCGCCTGACGCTGCTCGACGAGACCGGCATCTCGTTCCGGGACGCGCACTGGCGCGAGGACCTTCAGGAGTGGCTGGCGCGGGGCGCGGACGGCAAGCCGGGCACGTTCGGGGTGGACACCGAGGGCGTGCGCTACTGGGCGGCCGGTGACCTGGCGGCGGGACCGTCGTCGGGTTCGTACGCGACGAAGGGGATGCTGATCGTGCCGGCGTCCACGGCGTGCGTGGCCGGGGTGGCGCTGGGGCTCTCGAAGGACCTGCTGCAGCGCGTGGCGAGCGTGACGCTCAAGGAGGGGCGGCGGCTCGTGGTCTGCGTACGGGAGACCCCGTTGAACGGGCAGACGCTCCGGCACCTGGTGAGCCTGGACGAGGCGGGCGCGATCGTGCTGCCCGCCTCTCCGGCGTTCTACGCGGGGGCGACGCACATCCAGGATCTGGTGGACTTCGTCGCCGGGCGGACGCTGGACGCGGCAGGGGTGCCGCACCAGCTGTACCGCCGCTGGAAAGGGGAGCTAGGAGGCGGCTCCCGTGAGGCCTGA
- a CDS encoding 3-oxoacyl-ACP reductase gives MADRYLTFTRTAPGRFLTRRLGLPRPVPLRRWSPEHPALEGPLLHLTAGDVPLPGLHETLTRTGLPPHTGPLGTRRPAAVVLDATGVATVTALVDVHATLHPVVPSLADCGRVVVLGAPPSPADHHQAAAQQALDGFVRSLAKELGRGGTATLVRTTSAPAAESTLRFLLSPKSAYVNGQTIEAGLSAPDEDAPELLDPARPLAGRTALVTGAARGIGEAVAQVLARDGAHVVALDVPAARTGLVRVAERVGGTPLALDITADDAGERIAAALPDGLGVLVHNAGITRDRRLANMAADRWSSVLDVNLGSVLRTTDFLLKSGTLRRGGSVVATASIAGLAGNAGQTNYAASKAGVTGLVRSLAPRALAEHGIAVNAVAPGFIETRMTAAVPLLIREAGRRMNSLAQGGRPVDVAETVAWLAQGGVNAQVIRVCGQSLLGA, from the coding sequence ATGGCCGACCGCTATCTGACGTTCACCCGCACCGCCCCCGGCCGGTTCCTCACCCGCAGGCTCGGCCTGCCCCGGCCCGTGCCGCTGCGCCGCTGGTCACCCGAACACCCCGCGCTGGAGGGCCCGTTGCTGCACCTGACGGCGGGCGACGTACCGCTGCCCGGTCTGCACGAGACGCTCACCCGCACCGGACTCCCGCCGCACACCGGGCCGTTGGGCACCCGGCGCCCCGCCGCCGTCGTCCTGGACGCGACCGGGGTCGCCACCGTCACCGCCCTCGTGGACGTGCACGCCACGCTGCACCCCGTGGTGCCCTCGCTCGCGGACTGCGGCCGCGTCGTCGTCCTGGGCGCGCCGCCCTCCCCCGCCGACCACCACCAGGCCGCCGCGCAGCAGGCCCTCGACGGGTTCGTCCGCTCCCTCGCGAAGGAGCTGGGCCGGGGCGGCACCGCGACGCTCGTCCGCACCACCTCCGCGCCCGCCGCCGAGTCCACCCTGCGCTTCCTGCTCTCCCCCAAGTCCGCGTACGTCAACGGCCAGACCATCGAGGCCGGCCTGAGCGCTCCCGACGAGGACGCGCCCGAACTCCTCGATCCCGCCCGGCCGCTGGCGGGCCGCACCGCGCTCGTCACCGGCGCGGCCCGCGGCATAGGCGAGGCGGTCGCCCAGGTCCTGGCCCGCGACGGTGCCCACGTCGTCGCCCTCGACGTACCCGCCGCGCGCACCGGTCTCGTCCGCGTCGCCGAGCGCGTCGGCGGCACCCCGCTGGCCCTCGACATCACCGCCGACGACGCGGGCGAGCGGATCGCCGCCGCCCTGCCCGACGGCCTCGGCGTCCTCGTCCACAACGCGGGCATCACCCGGGACCGGCGCCTGGCCAACATGGCCGCCGACCGCTGGAGTTCGGTCCTCGACGTCAACCTGGGCAGCGTCCTGCGCACCACGGACTTCCTCCTGAAGTCCGGCACGCTGCGGCGCGGCGGCAGCGTCGTCGCCACCGCGTCCATCGCCGGGCTCGCGGGCAACGCCGGGCAGACCAACTACGCCGCCAGCAAGGCGGGCGTCACCGGCCTGGTCCGGTCCCTCGCACCCCGGGCCCTCGCCGAGCACGGCATCGCCGTCAACGCGGTGGCCCCCGGCTTCATCGAGACCCGCATGACGGCGGCCGTGCCCCTCCTCATCCGCGAGGCCGGACGCCGCATGAACTCCCTCGCGCAGGGAGGCCGGCCCGTCGACGTCGCCGAAACGGTGGCGTGGCTGGCCCAGGGCGGAGTCAACGCCCAGGTGATCCGCGTCTGCGGCCAGAGCCTCCTGGGCGCGTGA
- a CDS encoding DUF4229 domain-containing protein, with protein sequence MLRYTLMRLGVFAGCFLVVWGLVYSGIVPRGLGGSNLLWVALLSLVVSAPISFVLLRKERDRASEKVVAKVDNVKANLERNRTQEDGADDAARTAQ encoded by the coding sequence ATGCTCCGCTACACGCTGATGCGCCTCGGGGTCTTCGCGGGCTGCTTCTTGGTCGTCTGGGGCCTCGTCTACTCCGGCATCGTGCCGCGCGGGCTCGGCGGCTCCAACCTCCTGTGGGTGGCGCTGCTCTCGCTGGTGGTCTCCGCGCCCATCAGCTTCGTCCTCCTGCGCAAGGAGCGCGACCGGGCCTCGGAGAAGGTCGTCGCGAAGGTCGACAACGTCAAGGCCAACCTGGAGCGCAACCGCACCCAGGAGGACGGCGCCGACGACGCCGCGCGTACCGCGCAGTAG
- the mqnP gene encoding menaquinone biosynthesis prenyltransferase MqnP has product MSSASAALPQPGRTKAFLRLVMIEHSVFALPFAYIASLTAMYEWDKNIHWGRLLLVTICMVGLRTFAMAANRIIDREIDARNPRTAHRELVTGAVTVKSAWTGALIAVVVFLGSAALLNPLCLALAPVAVIPMVVYPYGKRFTNFPQAILGLAQAIGPVGAWLAISGEWSWTAAILGLAVGVWIGGFDLIYACQDVETDREVGVLSVPARFGVPAAIWGARGCHAVTTALFVWYALATGAGAFFWLGLLIVAGAFLYEHSIVRPHDLSRLNRAFFQVNGFIGIALFVCALLDLLVRGLTV; this is encoded by the coding sequence GTGAGCTCCGCTTCCGCCGCGCTGCCGCAGCCGGGACGTACGAAAGCGTTCCTGCGGCTCGTCATGATCGAGCACTCCGTGTTCGCGCTGCCCTTCGCCTACATCGCCTCCCTGACGGCGATGTACGAGTGGGACAAGAACATCCACTGGGGGCGGCTGCTCCTGGTCACCATCTGCATGGTGGGCCTGCGCACCTTCGCGATGGCCGCGAACCGCATCATCGACCGCGAGATCGACGCCCGTAACCCGCGCACCGCCCACCGCGAGCTGGTCACCGGCGCCGTCACGGTGAAGTCCGCGTGGACCGGCGCGCTCATCGCCGTCGTGGTCTTCCTGGGCTCCGCCGCGCTGCTCAACCCGCTGTGCCTGGCGCTCGCGCCGGTCGCCGTGATCCCGATGGTGGTCTATCCGTACGGCAAGCGGTTCACCAACTTCCCGCAGGCCATCCTCGGTCTCGCGCAGGCCATCGGGCCCGTCGGCGCCTGGCTCGCGATCAGCGGCGAGTGGTCCTGGACCGCCGCGATCCTGGGCCTCGCGGTGGGTGTGTGGATCGGCGGCTTCGACCTGATCTACGCCTGCCAGGACGTGGAGACCGACCGGGAGGTCGGCGTCCTCTCGGTGCCCGCGCGGTTCGGCGTCCCGGCCGCCATCTGGGGCGCGCGCGGCTGTCACGCCGTCACGACGGCGCTGTTCGTCTGGTACGCCCTGGCCACCGGCGCGGGCGCGTTCTTCTGGCTCGGCCTGCTCATCGTCGCGGGCGCGTTCCTGTACGAGCACTCGATCGTGCGGCCGCACGACCTGTCCCGCCTCAACCGCGCCTTCTTCCAGGTCAACGGCTTCATCGGCATCGCGCTGTTCGTGTGCGCGCTGCTCGACCTGCTGGTGCGCGGGCTCACGGTATGA
- a CDS encoding alpha/beta hydrolase: protein MRIPALTGVTALALALTALPATTTGAAPPRPDLKRFYAQKVKWAACTPEKQNLPETVTKNGDVRCGTLTVPLDYARPGSGTVDLALLKVKASGKKRGSLLVNFGGPGGPGVAGLGADLKGFGDLGKRYDVVGFDPRGVGLSEPVSCGDEPEPEGLDNPDDAAAVLEQLRRTAERCAKESGPVLEHIGTVNVSRDMDVMRAALGDKKLNYLGFSYGTRLGAVYAAQFPKKVGRMVLDGVDTLTEPVDEQGLVSAEGQQTALDNFLLWCTKNAGCVFGNDSRRARETMVKVIEDLDAMPLRSTDGEEFTGQDVVSVIGSALYSRQAWPALSQALGALLADGDPRALLRVGGAGGMGRQDVPQDNESAALAAVNCADDPDRPDARKVEKEIGRLQREFKEASPVFGEHNLALVLMCFGWPAGTSYIRKDVRDVDTPKLLLVGTRGDPATPYRWTVETAERLGSAAVVLDNKGDGHTGYFGSKCVKAKVDGFLLYKELPKNGSSCSVEWRE, encoded by the coding sequence GTGCGCATACCGGCGCTCACGGGCGTCACCGCCCTCGCCCTGGCCCTCACGGCCCTGCCCGCCACCACGACCGGAGCCGCGCCCCCACGGCCGGACCTCAAGCGCTTCTACGCCCAGAAGGTCAAGTGGGCCGCCTGCACGCCGGAGAAGCAGAACCTCCCGGAGACGGTCACGAAGAACGGGGACGTCCGCTGCGGCACGCTCACCGTGCCGCTCGACTACGCGCGGCCGGGGTCCGGCACCGTCGACCTGGCCCTGCTGAAGGTGAAGGCGAGCGGCAAGAAGCGCGGCTCGCTCCTGGTGAACTTCGGCGGCCCCGGCGGGCCCGGGGTGGCCGGGCTCGGGGCCGATCTGAAGGGCTTCGGGGACCTCGGCAAGCGCTATGACGTGGTGGGCTTCGACCCGCGCGGGGTGGGCCTGAGCGAGCCCGTGAGCTGCGGTGACGAACCGGAGCCCGAGGGGCTCGACAACCCCGACGACGCGGCGGCCGTCCTGGAGCAGCTGCGCAGGACCGCCGAGCGCTGCGCCAAGGAGTCGGGCCCCGTCCTCGAACACATCGGCACCGTGAACGTCTCGCGCGACATGGACGTCATGCGCGCGGCCCTCGGCGACAAGAAGCTCAACTACCTGGGCTTCTCGTACGGGACGCGGCTCGGCGCGGTGTACGCGGCACAGTTCCCGAAGAAGGTCGGGCGCATGGTGCTCGACGGGGTGGACACGCTGACGGAGCCCGTCGACGAGCAGGGGCTCGTGTCCGCCGAGGGACAGCAGACCGCGCTCGACAACTTCCTGCTGTGGTGCACGAAGAACGCCGGGTGCGTGTTCGGCAACGACTCGCGCCGGGCCCGGGAGACCATGGTGAAGGTCATCGAGGACCTCGACGCGATGCCGCTGCGCTCCACGGACGGCGAGGAGTTCACCGGGCAGGACGTGGTGAGCGTGATCGGCTCCGCCCTGTACAGCCGTCAGGCCTGGCCCGCCCTGTCGCAGGCGCTCGGCGCGCTGCTCGCCGACGGCGACCCGCGGGCGCTGCTGCGCGTCGGCGGCGCCGGGGGCATGGGGCGCCAGGACGTGCCCCAGGACAACGAGAGTGCCGCGCTCGCCGCGGTGAACTGCGCCGACGACCCCGACCGGCCGGACGCCCGCAAGGTGGAGAAGGAGATCGGGCGGCTCCAGCGGGAGTTCAAGGAGGCCTCGCCGGTCTTCGGCGAGCACAACCTGGCGCTCGTCCTGATGTGCTTCGGCTGGCCCGCGGGCACCTCGTACATCCGCAAGGACGTACGGGACGTCGACACGCCGAAGCTGCTGCTCGTCGGGACGCGGGGCGACCCGGCGACGCCGTACCGCTGGACGGTGGAGACCGCGGAGCGGCTCGGCTCGGCGGCGGTCGTGCTGGACAACAAGGGCGACGGGCACACCGGGTACTTCGGCTCCAAGTGCGTGAAGGCGAAGGTGGACGGGTTCCTGCTGTACAAGGAGCTGCCGAAGAACGGGAGTTCCTGCTCGGTGGAGTGGCGGGAGTGA
- a CDS encoding helix-turn-helix transcriptional regulator: MNSNGGTELGRYLRARRAQVRPEDAGLPAGAGIRRTPGLRREELATLAGVSVDYYTRLERGRESNPSPAVVDALARALHLRGDAHERLHELAELASGRLSEPRPTDGFTVRESVHRMLEALRPLPAYVVSPHSDMLAANAPGRRLMPGLWDWPAQERNLVRYLFLHPVGRTLYVPWEETVALSIAHLRAVGGRDPDSPRLTALVGELMLKSPDFARLWDRYEVCERGGGVKSFAHPKVGPMTLTYEVMSLARTGGQRLVTYQAEPGTPDEAALLRLDSAARTTAAPRTR, translated from the coding sequence ATGAACAGCAACGGCGGGACCGAGCTCGGCCGCTATCTGCGGGCGCGCCGCGCCCAGGTGCGCCCCGAGGACGCGGGGCTCCCGGCCGGGGCGGGCATCCGGCGGACGCCGGGCCTGCGCCGCGAGGAGCTGGCGACCCTCGCCGGGGTCAGCGTCGACTACTACACGCGCCTGGAGCGCGGCCGCGAGTCCAACCCGTCACCGGCCGTGGTCGACGCCCTGGCACGCGCCCTGCACCTGCGCGGCGACGCCCACGAGCGGCTGCACGAGCTGGCGGAGCTGGCCTCGGGCCGCCTCTCCGAACCGCGCCCCACCGACGGGTTCACCGTCCGCGAATCCGTGCACCGGATGCTGGAGGCGCTGCGCCCGCTGCCCGCGTACGTGGTGAGCCCGCACAGCGACATGCTCGCCGCGAACGCGCCGGGCCGCCGCCTCATGCCGGGCCTGTGGGACTGGCCCGCGCAGGAGCGCAACCTCGTGCGCTACCTCTTCCTGCACCCCGTGGGCCGCACCCTCTACGTACCGTGGGAGGAGACGGTCGCCCTGTCCATCGCGCATCTGCGCGCGGTCGGCGGCCGCGACCCGGACTCCCCGCGCCTGACCGCCCTCGTGGGCGAACTGATGCTCAAGTCCCCCGACTTCGCCCGCCTCTGGGACCGCTACGAGGTCTGCGAGCGCGGCGGCGGCGTCAAGTCCTTCGCGCACCCCAAGGTCGGCCCGATGACCCTCACGTACGAGGTCATGTCCCTGGCCCGCACCGGCGGCCAGCGCCTGGTCACCTACCAGGCCGAGCCGGGCACGCCCGACGAGGCGGCGCTGCTTCGCCTGGACTCCGCGGCCCGCACGACGGCCGCACCGAGGACGCGCTAG
- a CDS encoding MaoC/PaaZ C-terminal domain-containing protein, which yields MPPVPLTLTLLKGALLSPFKRPRTGHPGPPGRQGRARIAPARVDAYRRVCGFAPAGATLPLPYPHVLAFPLTTRLMAAGAFPLPLLGLVHTSIEVVQRSALRLTDDLACTAYVEKLTPHRRGTEATLTVEAAVDGAVAWESRSTYLARHRTTTAAPGRSPGEEPALPVGARWRLAADLGRRYGAVSGDRNPIHLHPLTARPFGFPRAIAHGMWTFARCLAEYGLDDTGPVRVTAEFRAPVLLPATVTYGRRGQDFELRDSTGRPHLRGRVEPLAGR from the coding sequence ATGCCCCCGGTCCCCCTCACCCTCACCCTGCTCAAGGGCGCCCTCCTCTCCCCCTTCAAGCGCCCGCGCACCGGGCACCCCGGCCCGCCGGGCCGGCAGGGCCGCGCCCGGATCGCACCCGCCCGCGTGGACGCCTACCGCCGGGTCTGCGGGTTCGCCCCCGCCGGGGCCACCCTCCCCCTGCCGTACCCGCACGTCCTCGCCTTCCCGCTCACCACCCGCCTCATGGCCGCCGGAGCCTTCCCGCTGCCCCTGCTGGGCCTGGTGCACACCTCCATCGAGGTCGTACAGCGCAGCGCCCTCCGGCTCACGGACGACCTCGCATGCACGGCGTACGTGGAGAAGCTGACGCCACACCGCCGCGGCACGGAGGCCACCCTCACCGTGGAGGCGGCCGTCGACGGGGCGGTCGCCTGGGAGTCCCGCAGCACCTACCTCGCCCGCCACCGCACCACCACGGCGGCACCCGGGCGGAGCCCCGGCGAAGAGCCCGCGCTGCCCGTCGGCGCGCGGTGGCGCCTCGCCGCCGACCTGGGCCGCCGCTACGGCGCCGTCTCCGGCGACCGCAACCCCATCCACCTGCACCCGCTCACGGCCCGCCCCTTCGGCTTCCCGCGCGCGATCGCCCACGGCATGTGGACGTTCGCCCGCTGCCTGGCGGAGTACGGGCTCGACGACACCGGCCCGGTCCGCGTGACCGCCGAGTTCCGGGCCCCCGTCCTGCTGCCCGCGACCGTCACGTACGGCCGCCGGGGGCAGGACTTCGAACTGCGCGACAGCACGGGACGCCCGCACCTGCGCGGCCGGGTGGAGCCGCTGGCGGGGCGGTGA
- the mqnE gene encoding aminofutalosine synthase MqnE: MDAGLKRDLEQKVRSGERLSREDGVALYESDDLAWLGGLAHEVRTRKNGDVVHFNVNRHLNMTNVCTASCAYCSFQRKPGEKDAYTMRIEEAVRLAKAMEADNLTELHIVNGLHPNLPWRYYPRSLRELKAALPNVSLKAFTATEIHHFETISGLSASEILDELIDAGLESLTGGGAEIFDWEVRQHIVDHRTHWEDWSRIHRLAHEKGLKTPATMLYGHIEEPRHRVDHVLRLRELQDETGGFQVFIPLRYQHDFVDVQDGKVRNRLQARTKMASGIEALKTFAVSRLLFDNVPHVKVFWVMHGLATAQLALQHGADDMDGSVVEYKITHDADNFGTPNKLTRDDLLDLIREAGFRPVERNTRYEVIREFAGPDRELRESPQPMRF, encoded by the coding sequence ATGGACGCAGGGCTCAAGCGCGACCTTGAGCAGAAGGTCCGCTCCGGGGAGCGGCTGTCCCGCGAGGACGGCGTCGCCCTGTACGAGTCCGACGACCTGGCCTGGCTCGGCGGTCTCGCCCACGAGGTGCGCACCCGCAAGAACGGCGACGTGGTGCACTTCAACGTCAACCGGCACCTCAACATGACCAACGTGTGCACGGCCTCCTGTGCGTACTGCTCCTTCCAGCGCAAGCCGGGCGAGAAGGACGCGTACACGATGCGCATCGAGGAGGCCGTCCGGCTCGCCAAGGCGATGGAGGCCGACAACCTCACCGAGCTGCACATCGTCAACGGCCTGCACCCGAACCTGCCCTGGCGCTACTACCCGCGCTCGCTGCGGGAGCTGAAGGCCGCGCTGCCGAACGTCTCCCTGAAGGCGTTCACGGCCACCGAGATCCACCACTTCGAGACCATCTCCGGCCTGTCCGCCTCCGAGATCCTCGACGAGCTGATCGACGCCGGTCTGGAGTCGCTGACCGGCGGCGGCGCCGAGATCTTCGACTGGGAGGTCCGCCAGCACATCGTGGACCACAGGACCCACTGGGAGGACTGGTCCCGCATCCACCGCCTGGCGCACGAGAAGGGGCTGAAGACCCCCGCGACGATGCTGTACGGGCACATCGAGGAGCCCCGGCACCGCGTCGACCACGTGCTGCGGCTGCGTGAGCTCCAGGACGAGACCGGCGGCTTCCAGGTCTTCATCCCGCTGCGCTACCAGCACGACTTCGTGGACGTGCAGGACGGCAAGGTCCGCAACCGGCTCCAGGCCCGCACGAAGATGGCCTCCGGCATCGAGGCCCTCAAGACCTTCGCCGTCTCCCGGCTGCTCTTCGACAACGTGCCGCACGTCAAGGTCTTCTGGGTCATGCACGGCCTGGCCACCGCGCAGCTCGCGCTCCAGCACGGCGCGGACGACATGGACGGCTCCGTGGTCGAGTACAAGATCACCCACGACGCGGACAACTTCGGCACGCCGAACAAGCTGACCCGCGACGACCTGCTCGACCTGATCCGTGAGGCCGGGTTCCGCCCGGTGGAGCGCAACACGCGCTACGAGGTCATCCGCGAGTTCGCAGGGCCCGACCGGGAGCTGCGCGAGTCGCCGCAGCCGATGCGGTTCTGA
- a CDS encoding dicarboxylate/amino acid:cation symporter has product MSANSASPTDEPRSGFRIPRFLKVPFWAQILGGLVLGVLLGWLARSQDIGWLVTTLSKVGDTFIGLLKLAVAPLVFFAILISITNLRKVNNAARLATRTLLWFMITSLIAVVIGLVIGLVTNPGAGTGLTPKDGAKPEHEGSWIDFLTGIIPTDVITPFTELNVLQIVFMAAVAGIAILKIGDEKAKPLLDLSESVLALLQKALWWVIKLSPIGTVGLIGFAIADYGWNLISKYATFTADIYIGCALVMFGVYPLLLAFAAKVNPLQFFKGAWPAIQLAFVSRSSVGTMPVTQKVTERLGVPKEYTSFAVPFGATTKMDGCAAIYPAIAAIFVAQIFDVNMGIKEYLLIAFVSVVGSAATAGLTGATVMLTLTLSTLGLPMEGVGLLLAIDPVLDMMRTATNVAGQALVPVVVAAREDILDREAYEHASASPLDDPLDDGPLPAAA; this is encoded by the coding sequence GTGTCCGCGAATTCCGCGTCCCCCACCGACGAGCCCCGATCCGGTTTCCGGATACCCAGGTTCCTCAAGGTGCCCTTCTGGGCCCAGATCCTCGGCGGTCTCGTCCTCGGCGTCCTGCTCGGCTGGCTCGCCCGCAGCCAGGACATCGGCTGGCTCGTCACCACCCTCTCCAAGGTCGGCGACACCTTCATCGGCCTGCTCAAGCTGGCCGTCGCCCCGCTGGTGTTCTTCGCCATCCTGATCTCGATCACCAATCTGCGGAAGGTCAACAACGCCGCGCGGCTCGCGACCCGGACGCTCCTCTGGTTCATGATCACGTCGCTGATCGCGGTCGTCATCGGCCTCGTCATCGGCCTGGTCACCAACCCCGGCGCGGGCACGGGCCTGACCCCTAAGGACGGCGCCAAGCCCGAGCACGAGGGCTCCTGGATCGACTTCCTCACCGGCATCATCCCGACCGACGTCATCACGCCGTTCACCGAGCTGAACGTCCTGCAGATCGTCTTCATGGCCGCCGTCGCGGGCATCGCCATCCTCAAGATCGGCGACGAGAAGGCCAAGCCCCTCCTGGACCTCAGCGAGTCCGTCCTCGCGCTGCTCCAGAAGGCCCTGTGGTGGGTCATCAAGCTCTCCCCGATCGGCACCGTCGGCCTCATCGGCTTCGCCATCGCCGACTACGGCTGGAACCTGATCAGCAAGTACGCCACGTTCACCGCGGACATCTACATCGGCTGCGCCCTGGTGATGTTCGGCGTCTACCCGCTGCTTCTCGCGTTCGCCGCCAAGGTCAACCCGCTCCAGTTCTTCAAGGGCGCCTGGCCCGCCATCCAGCTGGCCTTCGTCTCCCGCTCCTCGGTCGGCACGATGCCGGTCACGCAGAAGGTCACCGAGCGCCTCGGCGTGCCGAAGGAGTACACGTCCTTCGCGGTGCCGTTCGGCGCCACCACCAAGATGGACGGCTGCGCCGCGATCTACCCGGCGATCGCCGCGATCTTCGTCGCGCAGATCTTCGACGTGAACATGGGCATCAAGGAGTACCTGCTGATCGCCTTCGTGTCCGTCGTGGGCTCCGCCGCCACCGCCGGCCTCACGGGTGCCACGGTCATGCTGACCCTGACCCTGTCCACGCTCGGCCTGCCCATGGAGGGCGTCGGCCTGCTCCTCGCCATCGACCCGGTCCTCGACATGATGCGCACCGCCACGAACGTCGCGGGCCAGGCGCTGGTCCCCGTCGTGGTCGCGGCCCGCGAGGACATCCTCGACCGCGAGGCCTACGAGCACGCGTCGGCCTCGCCGCTCGACGACCCGCTGGACGACGGGCCGCTGCCCGCCGCCGCGTAG